TCATGTAAACGCTTTTTACTTTCATACTTAAATCTACCGAAATCCAAAATCTTACACACGGGCGGTTCCGCATTGGGTGAAATCTCCACTAAATCGAGACCGGCTTTTTCAGCTTGCTCCATTGCTTCCCTTATACCCACAATACCGTGCATTTCACCGTTTTCGCCTACTAAACGAACTTTGCTAGCTCTAATTTCTCTATTCGCTTTAGGAAAATTATTTTTACCTTTAGAAATAAACTTATCTCCTATTATTTAAAATGTTATACCCAACCAATTTGAAGAGTTACGATTTATATCATTCCCGCCTTCGCGCGGCGTTGTTGCATGGCTAATAATTTACCGTATTGTGGTTATTATAAGTACGGTGTCATACCGTAGCTTGACACCGAAACACTTTGCAAAAATTCGAGCCATACAACAACGCCTACAGCTTCTCGCAATAACGGCTTACGTTTTTGCTCCTTAAGTCAACACCCCTGCATCTTTAGCTAGAATGACACCGATAAAGTAGGAAAACAATAACACTAAAACCGACTCTTCATTTCTTATGAGTAGTATTATACTACTCGCATATAACTTATTCTATATCAAATTACAAGTTAAATAGCATCATATTATTTTATTTGCCTGTAAAAATTATGAATTTGTGTAATTTTTACTTTTTATATATTCATTTTTCTTGGTAATTTTTTGTGAACAAATTATTCCAAAACCGATAATAAATAAAACTAACACTCCGGTAACTGCAAATTCTTTAAGTAACATGAGGAATATTATCGAGCTTAATAAAAATATTCCAAACACAAGCGCACAAATTTTACTTATTTTTGCGTTTTTTTCATAAGCTTTTAAATTTTTTAAATCTAGATCATGACGGTGAATTTGTTCTTTTTGCGCCATATTTATTAGCTTCTCTAAAGTACCGGGGTGAAGATTTTCATATTCGGACATTACATCAATCGGCGGTAAAATATGTTGAAATTTTTTACGGTAAAAATTATTGTCTAGCTCACGCGAGTTTAAAGGTTTAGAATATCCTTTATTTAATCTATTATTTTTTGTAAAAAAATTTTTAGTCTCTTTCATATTCATTTCTATTTTTTGTCACTTCTTATTTTTTGAAACGAGCAATTTAGATCATCTTCAATTATTTTAAAATAATCAACTATATGTATTTCTTTTCTTTTTCTTATAGAATTTTTAGTAATGCTGAACATATTTATAATATCCCGCAAAACAAGTCTTATAAAATTATAATCGGGAATTAAAGGCTCACCCCTAAAATTTATAGCATTATTAAATTTATTGCAACAAGTTATAAATTTTTTATCGCAACCGCTAGTGAGCCGTGTATTCTTGGTAGCTTTAACATTTTCCGGTATAATACTCTCAACTATAATCAAATCACCTAAATGATCAAGGATTTTACTACTAAATAAATTATTACCTAACTTGACTTCCCCGCCTCTATAATATCCACTTTCCTTATCTAAATTTGATATAGTAAAGCTTTTCTTAAAAAATTCTTTTACGTTATAGAGCGAGCTATATAAATTTTTATCTACAGTGCATTTATTATCGCCGAAACTTGCTCGACAGGTTTTACTAAAACTATTAATTATGGTTTTATTGTATTTTACCGTTTCAGGCTTTAAATGCATTTTAAAGTTTAAATCATATTTGGTGTAGATACTACAATAATATGTTATAAAATGCTCGAAAATATCGTTAGTATATAATATTATTTTTACTGCCGCACCTGTTAAATCCATAAACTTCTCTATCCCGCCGCTTTCAAATATTCCTTCTACGGTAATATAATTTTGCGCAGAATCGTTAAACTCCCCTTGTTTTACAAATAAACCTGAATTCGGAAAAAAACTTATATCACCGTTTTTAAGCAGCTTATCGCTACTTGTTAGATATAGCTCTTTTCCTTCAGGTAATTTAATTTGAAAACAATAAGTAAAATTTTGTAGTTTTGCAGTAATTTCTTCAATATTTTCGGATGATAAAATACTCATAATATCACTTCCGTTAATTCTATAGTTGATAATTCAATAGAGCCGTCACTGCAATAAGCATATTCAAAACTATCGCTTTTGAACCTTACGGCTACGTCAAAAATAAAGTCGGCAGTTAAAGTTTGCCCTAGCTCTAGAGTTTGCGGCAAAGTAATTATTCCTTGAGTATAATCTGCAGTATAGTCGGTTTTTACATTATTAATATATAGATTTATACTTCCTTCCACGGGTTTAGTAATAGCGCGGCTATATGGCAAAATAGGATCGTCATATAATTTGCTTAAAACAAATTGTTGCAAATTACCGTCTCCTTTAGCAACAAATTCACCGCTTACTTTATAATCTGCATAATCTCTAAAGCGAAAAGCAAAATTACTACCCCGTCTAGCCTTAAAAAAGCTATTAAAGTGATTGAATTCGCCAGCACTTAACCGACAATCTTTAATTAAATATTTTTGACAAGCATTCATGCGGTCTAAATGCCGAACTTCTCTCCCCGACATAGTTAAAACATGAGAAGTTGAAAATTCCGCCTTCCCCACGGCAAAAACTTCTATAAATTCCGGCATACGTATATTATGAAAATTCATAAATCTACCTCATTATTTTCTATGTGACAAAGGAGTTATATCTTTTTCAATCAATGAACGAAACCCCGCATTCATATCTATAAACCACCTTTTTACATCAATTTTTATTGATATATCAGATTCTTCCAAAACATTTTGCAAAGCAAATAATTGCTCATCACTAATATTTTCCATAATACAAAGATCAAGATCAGAGAATTTTTTGTAATTATCCTTAACCCGTGACCCATAAGCATAAAATTTATACGGATATTTTTGTAATATAGAGCGTAATATTAATAAATCTTGTTTATCAAGATGGATCATTATACTTCTCCAAATTTCTTAAAAGTTCATTTACCGCATTTGAAAAATCATCAAAAATACTAATCACTTTTTCAACATTTTCTTCATTATAAGTATGAACAGTAATATTACGAATTTCAATAAATTTAAACCATATGCGAGGATCTGAAATTAAACCGCTAACGGCAGCCTCACGAAATATTTCTTTTAAAGTATAAGGAGTTTTGCCAGCTTTTTCGCAAAAACGCTTCATTATTTTCCAGCTCAATTCATAACAAAACTCAAATGCCTTAATACTACCTGCTTTATTTTGCTCCGTGTCTAAATGCAAGCGAAACTCTTCAAACTTATTGCTCGCTCGAAGTAAACTACTAATATCGATCCCCTCAATTAAATGTGTCATAATCTATACCCTTATAAAATGAAGAATTGATATACGAAGTTCAACTTGGAAAAGAGCAAGGAGCCTGTAAGCCGAGGAGCGGAGCGTACTCTTGTACGTGAGCATCTGAGGACTTACAAAGGCGACGATGCCAATTTTTCAAGTTCAACGAGTATACCTCATTATTTTTTGCTTTAACAAAGCTTGGTAATTTATTATTAGTTTTGTACTAATCAAGTCATTACTATCTTTGAATTTCATATTACCCGCTTTTATACCCGCTAATATATAATTTTGTAATTCAAATGAATATACGGCTATTTTATTAATAATTTTGTCCGCAAGCTCTAGCGAAATATTACGATTCTTATCATTAGCAAAAATACATATTTCAAATTCTATCCTCGAAATATTTTGTTTCAAATTTGCCATATTATCAACATTTAACATATTAATTAGCAAAAACGGATATTTTGCATCTTGCATAATAGAAAGATATATTTGATCAATGCTTTGCCTTATTTCATCTTCATTGGCGAGTAGCTTATATAAGCTTAATTGAAAATCACCGATAACATCATGATACATATATTTCTAACGCTATAATATTTAAAAATTTACTTTTTTCATCAACATTAATAATACGTTTAATTTCAAATTGCCGTTCCTTAAATAAAATACGCATTTTAGTAGTGACGTTCTTTATGAACCTAATTTTAAAAAGAAAAAACCCCTCCGTTACTACATGCCCGAAATTTATATTCTCTAACGCAATAAATTTATTATCGCATAAAGGTTTTATTTCGGCATAGACAGTTAACTTCTCTTCCCATCGATCTTTATCTATAGAACTTGCGGCAAAATTCTCTAAAAACTTAATTTGATGCTGAAAATTCCTTACTATTGATTTTGTCATTTTATTACCTATTAAATTAAGTAGGGTGTCATGCCACGGCTTGTACCTGCGTTGTTGCATGGATACCCAAAACGTCCTCGGTGTTATTCCCTCGAAGGCGTTGTTGCATGGATGGTTAAAATCGCTTAAAACTTGTCATATCGTGGCTTGACCCACTACTGTACGAACGTTGAAAAAAGGCTGTGTCATGCCGTGACTTGATCACGGCATCCAGGAAAATAAAGCCATATTAGACTTATTTTAGAATCTTTTTATGATATTATAAACTGGATTCCGTGGTCGTAGCCACGGAATGACAGAATTTTTACCTCTTTATTTAAACGTTCGTACAGTAGTGGGCTTGACCACGGTATCCAGAAAAAATTAAAAAGCCTGACTGGATGCCGTGGTCAAGCCACGGCATGACATCGCGGTACTTTTAAAGAATACCCAAAATATAGCAATTTTCGATCCATGCAACAAAGCCTTCGCTCGCTCGCAATGACGATACAACTATTGACACAGTATTACCTAAATTTGAATATTCCTATACGGCAGGTATAAATTTTTTACTTCCTGCGATAAGCCAACCGAGTTTTGCCCCTGACGATCATACATTTCGGCAATATGCAGCATAATTCCATGTTTTACCGAATGAGGAATATTGTTATCGTCAAAGCCGCTAATATATTCTACGGTCAGCTCCTTACTCGCCAATTCCTGCTTTAACCTTAAAATACCATTATCAAAAAAATAGCTACTAGCCTCTTGCTCTTTCCCTTGTATTGTTACCTTCAATATTTCTTTTATAGGCTGATATTTTAGAGCAAAATTATTTTTACCTTGAATGTTACAAATAAATTTTACATATTTTGAGATAAAATTTAGCTTAGTAAAATTTTCTGCTGCCGTGATTGCTGCATCAATTAGCCCTAATATTAAATCATCGTCATAACCGCCTTCAATTCGCATATAATTTTTTACTTGTTCTAAACTCCATATTTTTTGCGGAAATATTTTAATAATTTGAAAATTATTTTTGTGAAACATAGCGAATTCAACTCCTCCTTTGATGATGTCATTCCCGCGTAGCAATAGCTTTGTTGCATGGCTCGATAAAAGCAGCAGTATGTCATTCTAGCTAAAAGCGGGAATCTAGAAAAAACACTTTTAAGTCATCCTGAATTTATTTCAGGATATCTTTTAATAGATGCTGAAACAAGTTCAGCATGACAAAAGAAAGCCTGGATTCCCGCTTTTAGCTAGAATGACATACGGCACTTTTTTAGAGCCATGCAACAACGCCTTCGGTCGCTCGCAATGACGTTTGCAGTATCAACGCAACAATGCCGCCACGGGGTTGACAATTTAACCAAACAACCCAAGCTTAATAGCCTCAGGATTTACTACGTCGCCCCCTACTCTTTTTACTGCATAAAATTTAACAAAAGGCTTTTCGGTATAAGGATCACGCATAATATTAATGCCGCTGCGATCGACTATTTTATACGCTGCTTTAAAATCACCGATCGCAATAGCGCATGTATCTTTGCCGATCGGTTTCATATCCGAACAGCAAATAACCGGCACACCGAAAATAGTTTGTTTAAACGAATCGGAAAGTGATTGCTGCCAAATAAAATGCCCGTTATTATCTTTTAGTTTTTGTATTTCCGATAATGTCACACGATTCATTAACAACGTCGCATTCGCTAAATATTCTTCCTTAAGAGAATTAATAAAATCTAATAATTTTTCCGGAGTGACTTTGTTACCCATCTTAAATTTTTCTATTTTGTCATGGTCAGGCGATAAGATGCCTTTCGGTTTTTTTACTCCGTCACCGTTAATAAAAGCGTCATTCTCCATTTTGACAAAACTATCACGCAAACGCTCCGTTAGCCAATTTTCTACCCTAATCGTTGCATCGTCAAGCAACGCTTGGCTTGCTTTCGGCTGCGCATAAAGCTCATGCACAAAAATTCTTTGTTGTTTTAATTTTGCTGACGACGTTTCTTCTCTTAACTCCACATCACCGACCCAGCCACTGGTGAATTTGCCGTTTTCGCTTATCACGTCAAGGGCACTGGTAGAAATTGTTTCAATTGAAGCTATTTGCCTCATCGGCGAACGAGCATTAATCTCACTAATAATGCTATTATATAAAGTTTGCAATATTAGCACGCCGCCTTCTTCGGCATTACTATTTAAAGATGATGATTTTTGCATTAGCAAGTCTTCATTTCCTTTGCGTATATAATCAATAAAAGCAGTTTTATACTCGGTATCTTCGATATTTAAGCCGGTCGGTCTTGCTAGAAAATTTTGTATACTATGTATTTTTTCTTGCAACTCATTAATTTTCTGGGCATTAATTTGATCGGTGATTACATCTTTGGTTACTATATTTTGCTCCATATTATCCTCTTGTTTAGTGATATATAAAATTTTAGCATTATGGTTGGCAGGAAAAGTTACGATACTTACCTCCACAAGCTCCGCTTCGGTAATTACTCGTTGCTTTACTTCGTTATAATTTGACATTTTCACGTAAAACCCAATAGATAAGCCGTCTATTGCTCCTTGCTTTATTAACTCTATTGCTTCACTACCGGCTTTAACTTTATTGTTAATTACGGCTTCCATCTTTAGACCGTAATCATCTTCCGATAGATACGTAATAACCCCTATCGGTTTTTTGCTATCATGCTGCCAAAGAAATCTAACATTACTATGATTTACTGAAGCAAAAGCTCCTTTAACGATTAAATCGTTATGATGATCCGCAAGATTATAAACGCTTGCATAACCGACAATTACCACTTCATTATCGGTAGCCGACTTTATTATCATATTTTGGAAAGTTTGATTGCTATATATTATTTTTTTCATATATTACCTTTAATTGTAAAAGTGGCGTTGTTGCATGGCTCAAATTTTTGCAAAGTGTTTCGGTGTCATACCGTGGCTTGACCCACTACTGTACGAACGTTGAAAAAAGGCTGTGTCATGCCGTGACTTGATCACGGCATCCAGGAAAATAAAGCCATATTAGACTTATTTTAGAATCTTTTTATGATATTATAAGCTGGACTGAAGTGGTCGTAGCCACGGAATGACAGAATTTTTACCTCTTTATTTAAACGTTCGTACACTAGTGGGCTTGACCACGGTATCCAGAAAAATCTTAATAAAAAGACTGGATGCCGTGGTCAAGCCACGGCATGACACCGTACTTATAATAACCATAATACGGTAAATTATTAGCCATGCAACAAGGCTTGCAGCGGCTCGCAATGACGGATTTAGGTATTTTCTGAGCCATACAAAAAAACCGTAAAAGCTAAAGATAATATATATGAAAAATGGATAGCACTAAGTGGTACAAGCAAAATACGTAAAAAATAGTTTGTACTTTGATATATTACATTATATTAATGGTATATACTGCTAATAAATGAAGGGTTAGAAATGTCACCCCGTGGCTTGACCACGGGATCCAGCCTTTTTATTAAAGGTTTTTCTGGATTCCGTGATCAAGTCACGGAATGACATCGGAGAAACTCTTAAACTCAAAACGCCCCTTAATAAAAATCAAAACAATGCTCCTAAAGAAAATTTTTAAAGATTATCGATTATTTGAAATATTAATTTTAGGAGTAATTAGCGGAATGCCTATTGCTATAATTTTTTCTACGCTGGGAGTATGGCTTAAAGAGTCGGGAATCGACATTGCCGTTATTACCACCTTTGCCGTTGCAAGATTATCATATTCTTTAAAAGTATTTTGGTCGCCTTTAATCGATAGTTTTAAAGTGCCTTTGTTAAGTAAATTCGGTCACAGAAAAGGCTGGCTTATATTATGCAGTAGCCTAATCGCCCTAGTGTTAATTACTATGAGCAGCGTTAAACCCTCGGCTTCTTTAACTTTACTATATTTTTTAACGATAGCACTAGGATTTTTATCCGCCACATTTGATATTGCCGTTGATGCTCTTCGTATTGATAAGTTTGATCAAGAAACACAAAGTTTAGCGAGCGCAACTGCCGTACTCGGTTACCGAATCGGTATGCTTATTACCGGTGCCGGTGCTTTATATTTTACAGAAATAACCGGTGATGATTGGCAAGCAACATTTCTTGGGATGGGTATCATTTTTGCTATTGCAACAATTTTTATAATAACCGTAAAAGAAAAAGAATTGTTAAGAGAAAAAATTAATATTATTTCTTTTACGTCCTGGGTATACGCGGTAATTAATCCTTTTAAAGAATTTTTTACTCG
This genomic window from Rickettsia endosymbiont of Ceutorhynchus obstrictus contains:
- a CDS encoding phage head closure protein; the protein is MQQRRYKPWHDTLLNLIGNKMTKSIVRNFQHQIKFLENFAASSIDKDRWEEKLTVYAEIKPLCDNKFIALENINFGHVVTEGFFLFKIRFIKNVTTKMRILFKERQFEIKRIINVDEKSKFLNIIALEIYVS
- a CDS encoding HI0074 family nucleotidyltransferase substrate-binding subunit, giving the protein MTHLIEGIDISSLLRASNKFEEFRLHLDTEQNKAGSIKAFEFCYELSWKIMKRFCEKAGKTPYTLKEIFREAAVSGLISDPRIWFKFIEIRNITVHTYNEENVEKVISIFDDFSNAVNELLRNLEKYNDPS
- a CDS encoding phage major capsid protein is translated as MKKIIYSNQTFQNMIIKSATDNEVVIVGYASVYNLADHHNDLIVKGAFASVNHSNVRFLWQHDSKKPIGVITYLSEDDYGLKMEAVINNKVKAGSEAIELIKQGAIDGLSIGFYVKMSNYNEVKQRVITEAELVEVSIVTFPANHNAKILYITKQEDNMEQNIVTKDVITDQINAQKINELQEKIHSIQNFLARPTGLNIEDTEYKTAFIDYIRKGNEDLLMQKSSSLNSNAEEGGVLILQTLYNSIISEINARSPMRQIASIETISTSALDVISENGKFTSGWVGDVELREETSSAKLKQQRIFVHELYAQPKASQALLDDATIRVENWLTERLRDSFVKMENDAFINGDGVKKPKGILSPDHDKIEKFKMGNKVTPEKLLDFINSLKEEYLANATLLMNRVTLSEIQKLKDNNGHFIWQQSLSDSFKQTIFGVPVICCSDMKPIGKDTCAIAIGDFKAAYKIVDRSGINIMRDPYTEKPFVKFYAVKRVGGDVVNPEAIKLGLFG
- a CDS encoding AmpG family muropeptide MFS transporter, with product MLLKKIFKDYRLFEILILGVISGMPIAIIFSTLGVWLKESGIDIAVITTFAVARLSYSLKVFWSPLIDSFKVPLLSKFGHRKGWLILCSSLIALVLITMSSVKPSASLTLLYFLTIALGFLSATFDIAVDALRIDKFDQETQSLASATAVLGYRIGMLITGAGALYFTEITGDDWQATFLGMGIIFAIATIFIITVKEKELLREKINIISFTSWVYAVINPFKEFFTRKFAVTILLAVIFFKLGDAMLGAVASPFYIELGYTKGQIAVIVKFYGLLATLIGGFAGGIVMYRLGNFKGLIITGIAQSLTHFAFIWLNHQTPSFEALLVAISIENFACAMGATALTGYIGNLCNKKYSATQYALLSSAASLCNNTVTIYAGKLVNILGWDGFFILTIILALPGLAILVYLNKKVELS
- a CDS encoding head-tail connector protein, with protein sequence MFHKNNFQIIKIFPQKIWSLEQVKNYMRIEGGYDDDLILGLIDAAITAAENFTKLNFISKYVKFICNIQGKNNFALKYQPIKEILKVTIQGKEQEASSYFFDNGILRLKQELASKELTVEYISGFDDNNIPHSVKHGIMLHIAEMYDRQGQNSVGLSQEVKNLYLPYRNIQI
- a CDS encoding TIGR02217 family protein, with product MNFHNIRMPEFIEVFAVGKAEFSTSHVLTMSGREVRHLDRMNACQKYLIKDCRLSAGEFNHFNSFFKARRGSNFAFRFRDYADYKVSGEFVAKGDGNLQQFVLSKLYDDPILPYSRAITKPVEGSINLYINNVKTDYTADYTQGIITLPQTLELGQTLTADFIFDVAVRFKSDSFEYAYCSDGSIELSTIELTEVIL
- a CDS encoding DUF2163 domain-containing protein, with translation MSILSSENIEEITAKLQNFTYCFQIKLPEGKELYLTSSDKLLKNGDISFFPNSGLFVKQGEFNDSAQNYITVEGIFESGGIEKFMDLTGAAVKIILYTNDIFEHFITYYCSIYTKYDLNFKMHLKPETVKYNKTIINSFSKTCRASFGDNKCTVDKNLYSSLYNVKEFFKKSFTISNLDKESGYYRGGEVKLGNNLFSSKILDHLGDLIIVESIIPENVKATKNTRLTSGCDKKFITCCNKFNNAINFRGEPLIPDYNFIRLVLRDIINMFSITKNSIRKRKEIHIVDYFKIIEDDLNCSFQKIRSDKK
- a CDS encoding nucleotidyltransferase domain-containing protein, which codes for MIHLDKQDLLILRSILQKYPYKFYAYGSRVKDNYKKFSDLDLCIMENISDEQLFALQNVLEESDISIKIDVKRWFIDMNAGFRSLIEKDITPLSHRK